The Mesorhizobium sp. INR15 region AGGATACTTACCTCACCTACGAACCCTTGCTGCTGCTGGCACTGATCTATATGGCGATCACCGGTATCCTCGTCTTCGCGTTCGGCAGGATCGAGGCAAGGATTCCAAACAAGATCGGCTAGAAGCAGCCCGGCTTGTGCCAAAGGTGGCGACGGCGATGGCTTCGCCGCTTTTCTGGTAGTGGCGGACGATTTTCAACACAAACACCGCCTCATGTGCTGCTACTCGAAGACAACGCAACCGGTTAAAGCGATCTCAGGACGGCCACGATGCAACTCAGTCTCGACCAGGCGACAGGATTGTGCCGGATGGCGGCGCTCGGCGCCGGCGCCAACGAAGAGGCCGCGCAATCGCTCACCGCTTCCATCATCGCCGCCGAAGCGGAAGGGCTTTCGACCGTCGGCCTGTCGCATTTCATTGATTATCTCGAAGCTCTGGAGGCTGGTCGCATCGACGGCAACGCCGATCCGGTGATCACCCGGCCGGCGCTGGCCGTCTATCTCTCCGACGCGCGCGGCGGCCTGGCGCATACCGGTTTCGACCGCACCATCGACGATCTTGCAAAGGCGGCGAAGCTGTTCGGCGTCGCCATCTTCTCGCAGAAGAATGCGTATACCTGCGGCGCGCTCGGCTATTTCACCGGGCGGCTGGCGGCGCAAGGTCTCGTCTCATTTGCCGCGACCAACGGTCCGGCGGTGCTCGCCGGTTCGGGCTCGGTCAAGCCGGTCTACTGCACCAACCCGATGTCGTTCGCCGCACCCGCCGCCGACGGCGCGCCGCTGGTCATCGACCAGTCGTCAAGCGCCACCGCCTTCGTCAACATCCGCAAGGCGGCGGAGAATGGCGAGACGATCCCGGAAGGCTGGGCGCTCGACGCCAGCGGCAATCCGACCACTGATCCCGCGGCTGCCATGAAAGGCGCTATGCTCGCCTTCGGCGGCGGCCGTGGCGCCAACATCGCGCTGATGGTCGAAG contains the following coding sequences:
- a CDS encoding Ldh family oxidoreductase, encoding MQLSLDQATGLCRMAALGAGANEEAAQSLTASIIAAEAEGLSTVGLSHFIDYLEALEAGRIDGNADPVITRPALAVYLSDARGGLAHTGFDRTIDDLAKAAKLFGVAIFSQKNAYTCGALGYFTGRLAAQGLVSFAATNGPAVLAGSGSVKPVYCTNPMSFAAPAADGAPLVIDQSSSATAFVNIRKAAENGETIPEGWALDASGNPTTDPAAAMKGAMLAFGGGRGANIALMVEVLAAGLSGANWSLDAPWFTGGPDSPGTGLFVLAVEPKLLDPDFEQRMKDQLDRLRRRFGVHVPGRSRAEAAEKAVARGITTSKAVVQRISEFASRYSS